The following are encoded together in the Hypnocyclicus thermotrophus genome:
- a CDS encoding amino acid ABC transporter substrate-binding protein, whose protein sequence is MKKILLVVLVLFLGISTLGFSKDKVITKGKFVVGLDDTFAPMGFKDEKGNIVGFDIDLAKEAAKRMNLNVEFKPTEWSGIIFALKGGNIDVIWNGLTITANRKKQINFTKPYLANRQSIVILNKNNIKSKQDLKNKIIGLQLGSSADTAVMSDSIYKNLKNIKKYDSNIEALLDLEAGRIDAVVVDEIVARYYIAKKEKRENKKIYKVLNDDFGREEYGVGVRKGDKEFLDLLNKALDEMKKDGTTAKISKKWFGEDIVLK, encoded by the coding sequence ATGAAAAAAATTTTATTAGTAGTATTAGTTTTATTTTTAGGAATTTCAACTTTAGGCTTTTCAAAAGATAAAGTTATAACAAAAGGAAAGTTTGTTGTTGGACTTGACGATACTTTTGCACCTATGGGATTTAAAGATGAAAAAGGTAATATTGTAGGATTTGATATTGATTTAGCAAAAGAAGCTGCGAAACGAATGAATTTAAATGTAGAATTTAAACCTACTGAATGGAGCGGAATAATTTTTGCATTAAAAGGTGGTAATATCGATGTGATTTGGAATGGTTTAACTATTACAGCTAATAGAAAAAAACAAATTAACTTTACAAAACCATATCTTGCAAATAGACAATCTATTGTTATTTTAAATAAAAATAATATTAAATCAAAACAAGATTTAAAAAATAAAATTATTGGACTTCAACTTGGAAGTAGTGCTGACACTGCTGTAATGTCTGATTCTATTTACAAAAATTTGAAAAACATAAAAAAATACGATTCAAATATTGAAGCATTACTTGATCTTGAAGCTGGTAGAATTGATGCGGTTGTTGTAGATGAAATTGTTGCTAGATATTATATTGCTAAAAAAGAAAAAAGAGAAAATAAAAAAATCTATAAAGTTTTAAATGATGATTTTGGACGAGAAGAATATGGAGTAGGAGTACGAAAAGGCGATAAAGAATTTTTGGATTTACTTAATAAAGCTCTTGATGAAATGAAAAAAGATGGTACAACAGCAAAAATATCTAAAAAATGGTTTGGTGAAGATATTGTTTTAAAATAA
- a CDS encoding amino acid ABC transporter permease, whose amino-acid sequence MNTIDMTLYILKGLNISVKLYIATFIFTVPISLILAVLYTTKYKFIKKLITLYTWVFRGTPLLLQLFFMYYGLPIINIILTPFTASVVTFVVNYTAYLTEIFRSGIESIDKGQYEASHVLGFTYYQTMKEIIIPQAVRRVLPALSNEAITLVKDTALISAIGMAEILRNSKEIVSREFTIIPFVIATIIYLCISSLIVYIFKYFENRNKVN is encoded by the coding sequence ATGAATACTATTGACATGACACTATATATATTAAAAGGACTTAATATAAGTGTAAAGCTATATATTGCTACATTTATATTTACAGTTCCTATATCTTTAATATTAGCTGTACTTTATACAACTAAATACAAGTTTATAAAAAAATTAATTACTTTATATACATGGGTATTTAGAGGAACGCCACTTCTTTTACAACTTTTTTTTATGTATTATGGTTTACCTATTATTAATATAATACTCACTCCTTTTACAGCATCAGTAGTAACCTTTGTTGTTAATTATACAGCATATTTAACTGAAATATTTAGAAGTGGTATTGAAAGTATAGATAAAGGACAATATGAAGCTTCTCATGTATTAGGCTTTACATATTATCAAACTATGAAAGAAATAATAATTCCTCAAGCGGTAAGAAGAGTTCTTCCTGCACTTTCAAATGAAGCTATTACTCTTGTAAAAGATACAGCTTTAATCTCTGCTATTGGTATGGCTGAAATATTACGTAATTCAAAAGAAATAGTTAGTAGAGAATTTACAATTATACCATTTGTAATAGCTACAATTATATATCTTTGTATTAGCTCTCTTATAGTTTATATCTTTAAATATTTTGAAAACAGAAATAAGGTGAATTAA
- a CDS encoding bifunctional folylpolyglutamate synthase/dihydrofolate synthase, with amino-acid sequence MVNNILNELYSYTKFGIKLGLDNIKQILKKCENPQDSYKIIHIAGTNGKGSTASIIEHSLIEAGFSVGKYTSPHIINFNERIVVDKNEITDEDITKYYLKIKKIILENDIKATFFEVTTAMAFLYFKDMNIDYLVAEVGLGGKYDATNVVNPILSIITNISYDHINILGNTLEEIAEEKCGIIKNSPVVILDKQKVLLDCVKSRTNNYIIANKKFNYTTTLDKEKFFTNISINKKKFNLSLYGIFQGDNFILAYSALKYLNIDDIFIQNAVKNIYWPGRFEVFSKTPLIILDGAHNEDSALALKNNCLEILKKDDIVLITSILEDKDSDTVLKTFSEFTNIVIFTSLKYYYRGLSAKDLYNKGKKHFKFSNYKEDIQEAFNLAKKFNKKAIVIAGSFYLISEFKKNI; translated from the coding sequence ATGGTGAATAACATTTTAAATGAATTATACTCATATACAAAATTTGGTATAAAACTTGGATTAGATAATATAAAACAAATACTAAAAAAATGTGAAAATCCTCAAGATTCTTATAAAATAATACATATAGCTGGTACTAATGGAAAAGGTTCTACAGCTTCAATTATTGAACATTCTTTAATTGAAGCTGGTTTTTCTGTAGGTAAGTATACTTCGCCACATATAATTAATTTTAATGAAAGAATTGTAGTAGATAAAAATGAAATAACTGATGAAGATATCACTAAATATTATTTGAAAATAAAAAAAATTATTTTAGAAAATGATATTAAAGCTACTTTTTTTGAAGTAACTACTGCTATGGCATTTTTATATTTTAAAGATATGAATATCGATTATTTGGTTGCTGAAGTGGGGCTTGGTGGGAAATATGATGCTACTAATGTAGTTAATCCAATTCTTTCTATAATAACTAACATTTCTTATGATCATATTAATATTTTAGGAAACACATTAGAAGAAATAGCAGAAGAAAAATGTGGAATTATTAAAAACTCTCCCGTTGTCATTTTAGATAAACAAAAAGTTTTGCTTGATTGTGTAAAATCAAGAACAAATAACTATATTATTGCTAATAAAAAATTTAATTATACAACTACTCTTGACAAAGAAAAATTTTTTACTAATATTTCTATAAACAAGAAAAAATTTAATTTATCACTTTATGGAATTTTTCAAGGTGATAATTTTATATTAGCCTATTCTGCTTTAAAATATTTAAATATAGATGATATTTTTATTCAAAATGCTGTAAAAAATATATATTGGCCTGGAAGATTTGAAGTATTTTCTAAAACACCTTTAATTATTTTAGATGGTGCTCATAATGAAGATTCTGCTTTAGCATTAAAAAATAATTGTCTTGAAATACTTAAAAAAGATGATATTGTTTTAATTACTTCAATATTAGAAGATAAAGATAGTGATACTGTATTAAAAACATTTAGTGAATTTACCAATATTGTTATTTTTACTAGCCTCAAGTATTATTATAGAGGCTTAAGTGCTAAAGACCTATATAATAAAGGTAAAAAACATTTTAAATTTTCTAATTATAAAGAAGATATTCAAGAAGCTTTTAACTTAGCAAAAAAATTTAATAAAAAAGCTATTGTGATAGCAGGTTCGTTTTATTTGATTTCAGAATTCAAAAAAAATATTTAA
- the hprK gene encoding HPr(Ser) kinase/phosphatase: MEKVVSLENIIETFNLEVINYNENLSKEIVLSAVHKPGAELTGFIFENSTEVDNSIHVFGVEEINYINRLSHKELETRLPNYFSHSFPCIVITGDLKINSFFYELSKKYNKAILRTNTSYELFVKDLRKFLQKELAPEIVVNKFIFLEIFGMGILFAGDRNAIVGTCIELLEKNHRFITDGLLNIKKISENEIIGENAYSNKRLNRNYFLNISEVEKINIVEFFGIGSTRNSKKIDLIVKLEKWSDSVFYDRLGIDSTTQYILGIEIEKLIIPVRKGRNLAIIIETAAMNMRMKKNGQNPAKYFLEETQKLIKKNRKKRIGDNDMGFFKALSIEEFQQKFNFDIILGENKLNNRFITSTNIYKPSLEFSGFYELMEENGEDKLQIITDSEFKYLEMLDENIRIDILDKYMSYDFPAVILLGIEDVPKYFLDIANKYNQIVLYSSKQYSELYIDLLEYLEVYFAPSITLHGVMVEVYGFGVLLKGKSGIGKSETALELIHRGHRLIADDMVKLTKYPDGRVVGRADKVPYFMEIRGLGIIDIKTLYGLGAVRRSKKLDIIIELKELKEDEYLTKADYTESTISIMDTPFQKVDLYISSGRNAASMVEIATMKLRAKKLGYDSKKEYHLKNKILREIEEVEMEKNQEIMNKRFKNKEEE; the protein is encoded by the coding sequence ATGGAAAAAGTTGTTAGTTTAGAAAATATTATTGAGACATTTAATTTAGAAGTCATTAATTATAATGAAAATTTATCAAAAGAAATTGTATTATCTGCTGTACATAAGCCCGGTGCAGAATTAACAGGATTTATCTTTGAAAATTCTACAGAAGTTGATAATTCTATTCATGTATTTGGAGTAGAAGAAATTAACTATATAAATAGACTTTCTCACAAAGAATTAGAAACACGTTTACCAAATTATTTTTCTCATTCATTTCCTTGTATTGTTATTACTGGAGATTTAAAAATAAATTCATTTTTTTATGAACTTTCTAAAAAATATAATAAAGCTATTTTACGTACAAATACAAGTTATGAACTTTTTGTAAAAGATTTAAGAAAATTTTTACAAAAAGAATTAGCTCCTGAAATTGTTGTAAATAAATTTATTTTTTTAGAAATATTTGGAATGGGAATTTTATTTGCTGGTGATAGAAATGCAATAGTAGGGACTTGTATAGAATTGTTAGAAAAAAATCATCGTTTTATCACTGATGGTCTTTTAAATATAAAAAAAATTTCTGAAAATGAAATTATTGGTGAAAATGCTTATAGTAATAAAAGATTGAATAGAAATTATTTTTTAAATATTAGTGAAGTAGAAAAAATTAATATTGTTGAATTTTTTGGTATAGGCTCTACAAGAAATTCAAAAAAAATTGACCTAATTGTAAAATTAGAAAAATGGTCAGATTCTGTGTTTTATGACAGACTCGGTATTGATTCTACTACTCAATATATATTAGGTATTGAAATAGAAAAACTTATTATCCCAGTACGTAAAGGAAGAAATTTAGCTATAATTATAGAGACTGCTGCGATGAATATGCGAATGAAAAAAAATGGCCAAAACCCCGCAAAATACTTCTTAGAAGAAACACAAAAACTAATAAAAAAAAATAGAAAAAAAAGAATTGGAGATAATGATATGGGATTTTTTAAAGCTTTATCAATTGAAGAATTTCAACAAAAATTTAATTTTGATATTATACTTGGAGAAAATAAATTAAATAACAGATTTATAACTTCTACAAATATTTATAAACCTTCATTAGAATTTTCTGGTTTTTATGAATTAATGGAAGAAAATGGTGAGGATAAGTTACAGATAATTACTGATTCTGAATTTAAATATTTAGAAATGCTTGATGAAAATATTAGAATTGATATTTTAGATAAATATATGTCTTATGATTTTCCCGCAGTTATTTTACTCGGAATAGAAGATGTTCCTAAATATTTCCTTGATATAGCAAATAAATACAATCAGATTGTTCTTTATTCATCTAAACAATATTCTGAATTATATATAGATTTACTAGAATATTTAGAAGTTTATTTTGCTCCTTCAATTACATTACATGGCGTTATGGTTGAAGTATATGGATTTGGAGTTCTATTAAAAGGTAAGAGTGGAATAGGAAAGAGTGAAACTGCTCTTGAACTTATCCATAGAGGTCATAGATTAATAGCTGATGATATGGTTAAGCTTACAAAATATCCTGACGGTAGAGTAGTTGGAAGAGCAGATAAAGTACCTTATTTTATGGAAATTAGGGGCCTTGGGATAATTGATATAAAAACTTTATATGGCCTTGGAGCTGTTAGAAGATCTAAAAAATTAGATATTATTATAGAATTAAAAGAATTAAAAGAAGATGAGTATTTAACAAAAGCTGATTATACAGAATCTACTATTTCAATTATGGATACACCTTTTCAAAAAGTTGATTTATATATTTCTTCTGGAAGAAATGCTGCTTCAATGGTTGAAATAGCTACTATGAAACTTCGTGCTAAAAAACTTGGTTATGATTCAAAGAAAGAATATCATTTAAAAAATAAAATACTTCGTGAAATTGAAGAAGTTGAAATGGAAAAAAATCAAGAAATCATGAATAAAAGGTTTAAAAATAAAGAGGAGGAATAA
- the recJ gene encoding single-stranded-DNA-specific exonuclease RecJ: MLTTKWIENKKHFKTFENIDLDNEIIDLLLNRGIDDEKKITKFINSNLENISTPFSLKDVDKGVELIFNAIKNKKNIWIYGDYDVDGITSTSLSYLSLKEIYDNVFYYIPLRDEGYGLNKEALEYIKKEGGDLVITVDCGISSIDEVDFANSIELDIIITDHHEINNKLPNAKAVINPKRDENEFEFKYLAGVGTVFMLLYGLYIKLGIKNEIFKFIDIVAIGTVADIVPLVEENRIFVKHGLKKLRDTKNIGLKKLLKNIYGEYKNKELDTYDIGFIIAPVFNAAGRLEDAKKAVRLIITNSETEAEYLSKELIEQNNERKDIQNTILEKVEKDIISRGLDKRGAIVSYSRDYHHGIIGIVASKIVDKYYKPTIIMEVKETEKIAVASCRSIENFNIMDALNSMKEVFLKYGGHAGAAGFSIEIDKITEFENKLDEYCKKILGKDDYIKPLKIDRELIIDKISFEFFEKLKLLKPFGFSNPNPIFSIRNIRVTNVRLIGKEKTHLMFDIIKESIYIRNLVWFNNGHMKDNLELNKFYNIAVKLKQEMYKDKYYIKLYVEDIKESDGKDNKIKNYIDKYNLNFPLKSVFYTKEKLDINDNLAIEFDEEFAKIKNGFKIVGFLNKDIFNNLIYLKKNFNFNYIIKIKKIEEKEANYNIFIEIDRDYNFNSFSIKEANIFNDIKKFLISDFEYNSFQKKVLGAIFKDKKTVLAVTKYGRGIDTIYLTLAIYLKTVKEKKILLITKDKKSKFLKNYLDISNEYIKGYDFYIYDNINPKDFIKNSLVISYSDIDNIDNRYFFIKDSINEKNIVILTEDELIRKGFDEDNIYTKKIPILEKKHIVNLLKTKEIIYGTRDLRALL; this comes from the coding sequence ATGTTAACTACAAAATGGATAGAGAATAAAAAACATTTTAAAACATTTGAAAATATTGATTTAGATAATGAAATTATAGATTTATTATTAAATAGAGGGATAGATGATGAAAAAAAAATAACTAAATTTATTAACTCTAATTTAGAAAACATATCTACTCCATTTTCATTAAAAGATGTTGATAAAGGAGTGGAATTAATATTTAATGCAATAAAAAACAAAAAAAACATTTGGATATACGGGGATTATGATGTTGATGGAATTACTTCTACATCTTTATCTTATTTATCTTTAAAAGAAATATATGATAATGTGTTTTATTATATACCACTTAGAGATGAAGGATATGGTTTAAATAAGGAAGCTCTTGAATATATAAAAAAAGAAGGTGGAGATTTAGTAATTACGGTAGATTGCGGTATATCATCTATTGATGAAGTAGATTTTGCAAATTCAATTGAATTAGATATAATTATAACAGATCATCACGAGATAAATAATAAATTACCAAATGCTAAAGCTGTAATTAATCCTAAGAGAGATGAAAATGAGTTTGAATTTAAATATTTGGCAGGAGTAGGAACAGTTTTTATGCTTTTATATGGACTCTATATAAAATTAGGTATAAAAAATGAAATATTTAAATTTATAGATATAGTTGCAATAGGAACTGTGGCTGATATAGTACCACTTGTAGAAGAAAATAGAATTTTTGTAAAACATGGTTTAAAAAAATTAAGAGACACAAAAAATATTGGTTTGAAAAAATTATTAAAAAATATTTATGGTGAGTATAAAAATAAAGAGTTAGATACATATGATATAGGATTTATTATTGCGCCAGTATTTAACGCTGCTGGAAGATTAGAAGATGCAAAAAAAGCAGTTAGATTAATTATAACTAATTCTGAAACAGAAGCTGAATATTTATCAAAAGAGTTAATTGAACAAAATAATGAAAGAAAAGATATACAAAATACTATACTTGAAAAAGTTGAAAAAGATATTATATCAAGAGGACTTGATAAAAGAGGAGCTATTGTATCATATTCTAGAGACTATCATCATGGAATAATTGGGATTGTAGCATCAAAAATAGTAGATAAATATTATAAACCAACTATAATTATGGAAGTAAAAGAAACTGAAAAAATAGCTGTCGCTTCTTGTAGGAGTATAGAAAACTTTAATATAATGGATGCTTTAAATAGTATGAAAGAGGTATTTTTAAAATATGGAGGTCATGCTGGAGCAGCTGGATTTTCAATAGAAATAGATAAAATTACAGAATTTGAAAACAAGTTAGATGAATATTGTAAAAAAATTTTAGGAAAAGATGATTATATAAAACCTTTAAAAATTGATAGAGAACTTATTATTGATAAAATATCTTTTGAATTTTTTGAAAAATTAAAATTATTAAAACCTTTTGGTTTTAGTAATCCAAATCCTATTTTTTCAATAAGAAACATTAGAGTAACAAACGTTAGATTAATAGGAAAAGAAAAGACACATTTAATGTTTGATATAATAAAAGAGAGTATATATATAAGGAATTTAGTTTGGTTTAATAATGGACATATGAAAGATAATTTAGAGTTAAATAAATTTTATAATATCGCTGTAAAACTAAAACAAGAAATGTATAAAGATAAATATTATATAAAATTATATGTAGAAGATATAAAAGAAAGTGATGGAAAAGATAATAAAATAAAAAATTATATAGATAAATACAATCTTAATTTTCCTTTAAAGTCAGTGTTTTATACAAAAGAAAAATTAGATATTAATGATAACTTAGCTATTGAATTTGATGAGGAATTTGCAAAAATTAAAAATGGATTTAAAATTGTAGGTTTTTTAAATAAGGATATTTTTAATAATTTAATTTATTTAAAAAAAAATTTTAATTTTAATTATATAATAAAAATTAAAAAAATAGAAGAAAAAGAGGCAAATTATAATATTTTTATAGAAATAGATAGAGATTATAATTTTAATTCATTTTCAATAAAAGAAGCAAATATTTTTAATGATATAAAAAAATTTTTAATTAGTGATTTTGAATATAATTCTTTTCAAAAAAAAGTATTAGGAGCTATTTTTAAAGATAAAAAAACTGTATTAGCAGTTACAAAGTATGGTAGAGGAATAGATACAATTTATTTAACGCTTGCAATTTATTTAAAAACTGTAAAAGAAAAAAAAATATTACTTATTACAAAAGATAAAAAAAGTAAATTTTTGAAAAATTATCTAGATATTTCAAATGAATATATAAAAGGGTATGATTTTTATATTTATGATAATATTAATCCAAAAGATTTTATAAAAAATTCTTTAGTAATCAGTTATAGCGATATAGATAATATAGATAATAGATATTTTTTTATAAAAGATAGTATAAATGAAAAAAATATTGTTATATTAACAGAAGATGAATTGATAAGAAAAGGTTTTGATGAGGATAATATTTATACTAAAAAAATTCCGATTTTAGAAAAGAAACATATAGTAAATTTATTAAAAACAAAAGAGATAATTTACGGAACAAGAGATCTTAGAGCATTATTATAA
- a CDS encoding amino acid ABC transporter ATP-binding protein: MIQLENITKYYGDFKVLDNISLNIKKGEIISIIGPSGSGKSTLLRSLIQLEKINSGKLIVENTIIFDNNKKIDKKLKKDILLKMGMIFQNFNLFPHKTVLENVCEPLILVNKTDKKEARKTAIDLLKKVQMDGKENNYPDEISGGQKQRVAIARALALNPDIILFDEPTSALDPELVNEVLNVIKNLADGNITMLIVSHQMNFVKEISDRIIFMDKGKVLTIDTPKNIFSSENKRINDFFSIIKK; this comes from the coding sequence ATCATACAATTAGAAAATATAACAAAATATTATGGTGATTTTAAGGTTCTTGATAATATCTCATTAAATATAAAAAAAGGAGAAATAATATCTATAATTGGCCCTAGTGGAAGTGGAAAATCAACTCTTCTTCGTTCACTTATTCAATTAGAAAAAATTAATTCTGGTAAATTAATCGTTGAAAATACAATTATTTTTGATAACAATAAAAAAATTGATAAAAAACTAAAAAAAGATATATTATTAAAAATGGGAATGATTTTTCAAAATTTTAATCTTTTTCCTCATAAAACAGTTTTAGAAAACGTATGCGAACCTTTAATTTTAGTTAATAAAACTGATAAAAAAGAGGCTAGAAAAACAGCTATAGATTTACTAAAAAAAGTACAAATGGATGGAAAAGAAAATAATTATCCTGATGAAATAAGTGGTGGACAAAAACAACGCGTTGCTATAGCTAGAGCACTCGCATTAAATCCAGACATTATTTTATTTGATGAACCAACAAGTGCGTTAGATCCAGAGCTTGTAAACGAAGTATTAAATGTAATTAAAAATCTTGCTGATGGAAACATTACAATGCTTATTGTTAGCCATCAAATGAATTTTGTAAAAGAAATTTCTGATAGAATAATTTTTATGGATAAAGGAAAAGTCTTAACTATTGATACTCCTAAAAATATTTTTTCTTCTGAAAATAAAAGAATAAATGATTTTTTTAGTATAATAAAAAAATAA
- a CDS encoding 5'-methylthioadenosine/adenosylhomocysteine nucleosidase encodes MIGIIGAMHEEIIELKEIINNLSEETISNITFFKGTINNKKIILVESGIGKVNSAVCATLLINHFKVKKIIFTGVAGGVDNDIEIGDIVISTKLIEHDFDVTAFGLKPGVIPRMKTSEFTADENLRKIAKEAALDIFKEKQVREGIIVSGDQFISSIKKIEWLKETFNASCAEMEGASIAHVCYMFNIPFVILRAISDKADHNAKVDFPTFVKKAAKHSKEIVLKMLEKL; translated from the coding sequence GTGATAGGAATAATCGGTGCTATGCACGAAGAGATAATTGAATTAAAAGAAATTATTAATAACCTTAGTGAAGAAACAATTTCAAATATAACTTTTTTCAAAGGTACTATAAATAATAAAAAAATTATTTTAGTGGAAAGTGGTATTGGAAAGGTAAATTCGGCAGTATGTGCTACTTTATTAATTAATCATTTTAAAGTAAAAAAAATAATATTTACCGGTGTTGCTGGTGGAGTAGATAATGATATAGAAATTGGAGATATTGTTATTTCTACAAAATTAATCGAACATGACTTTGATGTAACTGCTTTTGGCTTAAAACCTGGTGTTATTCCAAGAATGAAAACTTCTGAATTTACAGCTGATGAAAATTTAAGAAAAATAGCTAAAGAAGCCGCTTTAGATATTTTTAAAGAAAAACAAGTAAGAGAAGGAATTATTGTAAGTGGTGATCAATTTATTAGTTCTATTAAAAAAATAGAGTGGCTAAAAGAAACATTTAATGCATCATGTGCTGAAATGGAAGGTGCTTCAATTGCTCATGTGTGTTATATGTTTAATATTCCATTTGTCATTCTTAGAGCTATTTCTGATAAAGCTGATCACAATGCAAAAGTTGATTTTCCCACTTTTGTAAAAAAAGCAGCAAAACATTCTAAAGAGATAGTATTAAAAATGCTTGAAAAATTATAG
- a CDS encoding SPOR domain-containing protein, which yields MKKNIRYIIISITFFLLIYVYISKKNQLLLEVKEKNLELIKNKIIIRKKNFFLDNKYYSNIKNTTFNSKKNYTEKKLKKSYYLQIGTYSIEENAIEMQKKLSNISNFIIIKSPLNNNYNIVISSNFKTREDAELLEKKVIKAFPEIKPLIKMRY from the coding sequence ATGAAAAAAAATATTAGATATATTATTATTAGTATAACTTTTTTTTTGCTAATATATGTTTATATTTCTAAAAAAAATCAACTTCTTTTAGAAGTAAAAGAAAAAAATTTAGAATTAATAAAAAATAAAATAATTATACGGAAAAAAAATTTCTTTTTAGACAATAAATATTACTCGAATATAAAAAATACTACTTTTAATTCTAAAAAAAATTATACGGAAAAAAAACTAAAAAAATCTTATTATTTACAGATTGGAACTTATTCTATTGAAGAAAATGCTATTGAAATGCAAAAAAAATTAAGTAATATATCTAATTTTATTATTATAAAATCACCTTTAAATAATAATTATAATATAGTTATTTCAAGTAATTTTAAAACAAGAGAAGACGCTGAGCTTTTAGAAAAAAAAGTTATAAAAGCTTTCCCAGAAATTAAACCATTAATAAAAATGAGGTATTAA
- a CDS encoding AAA family ATPase, whose amino-acid sequence MENSKFLSTILPEEYYYKKRLKRKENKFITYDGEYLNNLKHGFGKEYIKGEQLGYEGFWSNNLFHGNGKMYRGDGTIEYDGEWRNCYGHGNGRIYNKNGKIQYEGEWINNLPHGFGKKFDENGNIIYEGQYSNGLKNGKGKEYINGKLIYDGEWINGFKHGQGKEFDENGNIIYEGIWINNQKTPEKNILIEKLDPLEELNSLIGLDSVKEDVNKLINFIKVQNLRKEKGMIIPNLSLHLVFTGNPGTGKTTVARLIAKIYKNLGILSNGHLVEVDRSDLVGEYVGQTAPKVKKKIKEALGGVLFIDEAYSLYSESGMDYGHEAINTLLKEMEDNRKNLIVIVAGYKNEMKRFIKSNPGLESRFNKFIHFHNYSSKDLYKILSYFCNKNYYSLDETTYDYLIKQFKHFKEKDKNFANARFVRNLFEKMLITHSTRIVNLENIDDYLDKFELIDIQEAFAI is encoded by the coding sequence ATGGAAAATTCCAAATTTTTATCAACTATTTTGCCTGAAGAATACTACTATAAAAAACGTTTAAAAAGAAAAGAAAATAAATTTATTACATATGACGGTGAATATTTAAATAATTTAAAACATGGTTTTGGTAAAGAATATATAAAAGGTGAACAACTAGGATATGAGGGATTTTGGTCTAATAATCTTTTTCATGGAAATGGTAAAATGTATCGTGGTGACGGAACTATAGAGTATGACGGTGAATGGCGTAATTGCTATGGTCATGGAAATGGTAGAATATATAATAAAAATGGTAAAATTCAATACGAAGGTGAATGGATTAATAACTTACCTCATGGATTTGGTAAAAAATTTGATGAAAATGGTAATATTATTTATGAAGGTCAATATAGTAATGGTTTAAAAAATGGTAAAGGTAAAGAATATATAAATGGTAAACTTATTTATGATGGTGAATGGATTAATGGTTTTAAACATGGACAAGGTAAAGAATTTGATGAAAATGGTAATATTATCTATGAAGGTATTTGGATTAATAACCAAAAAACTCCTGAAAAAAATATATTAATTGAAAAACTTGATCCTTTAGAAGAATTAAATTCATTAATTGGATTAGATAGTGTAAAAGAAGATGTTAATAAACTCATTAACTTTATAAAAGTACAAAATTTGAGAAAAGAAAAAGGAATGATAATTCCAAATTTATCTCTTCATTTAGTTTTTACTGGTAATCCTGGAACTGGAAAAACAACTGTTGCTAGACTTATTGCTAAAATATATAAAAATCTAGGAATTTTATCAAATGGTCATTTAGTAGAGGTGGATAGAAGTGATTTAGTTGGAGAATATGTGGGGCAAACAGCTCCAAAAGTAAAGAAAAAAATTAAAGAAGCCCTTGGGGGAGTACTTTTTATTGATGAAGCATATAGTTTATATTCAGAATCTGGAATGGATTATGGACATGAAGCTATAAATACATTACTTAAAGAGATGGAAGATAATAGAAAGAATTTAATTGTTATTGTTGCAGGATATAAAAATGAAATGAAACGTTTTATAAAATCTAATCCAGGATTAGAATCAAGATTTAATAAATTTATTCATTTTCACAATTATTCTTCAAAAGATTTATATAAAATTTTATCTTATTTTTGTAATAAAAATTACTATTCTCTAGATGAAACTACTTATGATTATCTAATAAAACAATTTAAGCATTTTAAAGAAAAAGATAAAAATTTTGCAAATGCTAGATTTGTTAGAAATTTATTTGAAAAAATGCTTATAACTCATTCTACTAGAATTGTTAATTTAGAAAATATTGATGATTATTTAGATAAATTTGAGTTGATTGATATACAAGAAGCTTTTGCAATCTAA